Proteins from a genomic interval of Brachybacterium vulturis:
- a CDS encoding mycothione reductase, with protein sequence MTDTTHFDIALIGSGSANSFPGPEFAGRSIVQIDRGVGPDRVFGGTCINLGCIPTKMFVHTAELAHTPADAARFGLTEQLRHVDWPAIRDRIFGRIDAISAGGEEYRRDHEDNANLTLLRGSARFVGPKTLRVSANDGGEQTLSADTIVLGTGSRPVLPPIEGLAEAAPHTSDTIMRIDQLPASLAILGSGVIAVEMAHIFASLGVEVTLIARSQRVLRAADADVSARLTELLDERLRLERGLSTTSVRRTADGIELRGERDGAEVLIRAEELLVAVGRRPNSDLLDVSAAGIDTAEDGRVAVDAQQRVLGDGKVLEGLWAFGDLSSAHQLKHVANHEQRIVRHNLLHPQQLRRSDTMPVPSGVFTHPQVAWVGMDEETARRSGREVKVAVQEYGDIAYGWAMEDTTGFAKLVVDARTTEILGAHLIGPEATTLIQLLIQAMSTGQTARDIAATQYWIHPAMPELIENALLQLVP encoded by the coding sequence GTGACCGACACGACGCACTTCGACATCGCCCTGATCGGCTCCGGCTCCGCGAACTCCTTCCCGGGGCCCGAGTTCGCCGGCCGTAGCATCGTCCAGATCGACCGGGGGGTGGGACCCGACCGCGTCTTCGGCGGCACCTGCATCAACCTCGGGTGCATCCCGACCAAGATGTTCGTGCACACCGCGGAGCTCGCCCACACCCCGGCGGACGCCGCCCGCTTCGGCCTCACCGAGCAGCTTCGGCACGTGGACTGGCCGGCGATCCGGGATCGCATCTTCGGCCGCATCGACGCGATCTCCGCGGGCGGCGAGGAGTACCGCCGTGACCACGAGGACAACGCGAACCTCACCCTGCTGCGCGGCAGCGCCCGCTTCGTGGGACCGAAGACCCTCCGGGTGAGCGCGAACGACGGCGGCGAGCAGACCCTCAGCGCCGACACCATCGTGCTCGGCACCGGCTCCCGGCCGGTGCTCCCCCCGATCGAGGGCCTGGCCGAGGCGGCACCGCACACCTCAGACACGATCATGCGGATCGACCAGCTGCCGGCCTCGCTCGCGATCCTCGGTTCCGGGGTGATCGCCGTGGAGATGGCGCACATCTTCGCCTCCCTCGGGGTGGAGGTCACCCTGATCGCCCGCTCCCAGCGGGTGCTGCGCGCCGCGGACGCGGACGTCTCCGCCCGGCTGACCGAGCTCCTCGACGAGCGCCTCCGGCTGGAGCGGGGGCTCTCCACCACCTCCGTGCGCCGCACCGCGGACGGCATCGAGCTGCGCGGCGAGCGGGACGGGGCCGAGGTGCTGATCCGGGCCGAGGAGCTGCTGGTCGCCGTCGGCCGCCGGCCCAACTCCGACCTGCTGGACGTCTCCGCCGCGGGGATCGACACGGCCGAGGACGGCAGGGTGGCGGTGGATGCGCAGCAGCGGGTGCTCGGCGACGGGAAGGTGCTCGAGGGCCTGTGGGCCTTCGGCGACCTCTCCAGCGCGCACCAGCTCAAGCACGTGGCCAACCACGAGCAGCGGATCGTGCGGCACAACCTCCTGCATCCGCAGCAGCTGCGCCGCAGCGACACCATGCCCGTGCCCAGCGGCGTGTTCACCCATCCGCAGGTCGCGTGGGTGGGGATGGACGAGGAGACGGCGCGGCGCAGCGGCCGCGAGGTGAAGGTCGCGGTCCAGGAGTACGGTGACATCGCCTATGGCTGGGCCATGGAGGACACCACCGGCTTCGCGAAGCTCGTCGTCGACGCACGGACCACCGAGATCCTCGGCGCCCACCTGATCGGACCCGAGGCCACGACCCTCATCCAGCTGCTGATCCAGGCCATGAGCACCGGGCAGACCGCCCGGGACATCGCCGCCACCCAGTACTGGATCCACCCGGCCATGCCCGAGCTGATCGAG
- a CDS encoding ATP-binding cassette domain-containing protein yields the protein MSAPVHPADAHDLIRVRGARENNLRDLSLDLPKRRLTVFTGVSGSGKSSLVFGTIAAESQRMINETYSSFVQGFMPQLARPDVDSLEGLTTAIIVDQERMGANVRSTVGTVTDANAYLRTLFSRLAEPHVGGPGAFSFNVPSVSAAGAMTVQKGARTIAERTTFSRVGGMCPRCEGMGTLTDLDRTELYDEDKSLEEGPFLVPGYSAGGWYEKLFASSGFFPADKPIRSFTERQLHDFLYKEPTKVKLEGANMTYEGLIPKIQKSMLSKDRDSMQPHIRAFVDRAVTFIVCPECEGTRLAEHARTSRIDGRSISDVCAMQISELAAWVRRLREQNTSAQVAPLLQNLSELLDAFTEIGLGYLSLDRPSGTLSGGESQRTRMIRHLGSALTDVTYVFDEPTIGLHPHDIATMNALLVDLRDKGNTVLVVEHKPEAIAIADHVVDLGPRAGAEGGSVQYQGDLAGLRVSGTLTGTHLDRRISLKKTVRTPAGALEIRGADHHNLQSVDVDIPLGVLTVITGVAGSGKSSLVHGSMPKDAGAIVVDQTAIRGSRRSNPATFTGLLEPIRKAFAKANGVRPALFSNNSEGACPVCKGAGMIYTELGFMETVATVCEECEGRRFRADVLEHRFGGKDIAEVLALSVAQARELFSAAGTAVPAAAKLLGHLDDVGLGYLTIGQPLTTLSGGERQRLKLATHLRDAGGIFVLDEPTTGLHLADVDQLLALLDRLVDSGKSVIVIEHHQAVMAHADHLIDLGPGAGADGGRIVFQGTPAELVADASTLTGRHLKEYIGA from the coding sequence ATGTCCGCTCCCGTCCATCCGGCCGACGCCCACGATCTGATCCGGGTGCGCGGCGCGCGCGAGAACAACCTCCGGGACCTCTCCCTCGACCTCCCCAAGCGCCGGCTGACCGTCTTCACCGGGGTCTCCGGCTCGGGCAAGAGCTCTCTGGTGTTCGGGACCATCGCCGCCGAGTCGCAGCGGATGATCAACGAGACCTACAGCTCCTTCGTGCAGGGGTTCATGCCCCAGCTGGCCCGGCCCGACGTCGACTCCCTGGAGGGGCTGACCACCGCGATCATCGTCGACCAGGAGCGGATGGGCGCGAACGTCCGCTCGACCGTCGGCACCGTCACCGATGCGAATGCCTACCTGCGCACCCTGTTCTCCCGGCTCGCCGAGCCGCACGTCGGCGGCCCGGGCGCCTTCTCCTTCAACGTCCCCAGCGTGAGCGCCGCGGGGGCGATGACCGTGCAGAAGGGTGCGAGGACCATCGCCGAGAGGACCACCTTCTCCCGGGTGGGCGGCATGTGCCCGCGCTGCGAGGGCATGGGGACTCTCACCGACCTCGACCGCACCGAGCTGTACGACGAGGACAAGTCCCTCGAGGAGGGCCCGTTCCTGGTGCCCGGCTACTCCGCGGGCGGCTGGTACGAGAAGCTGTTCGCCTCCTCCGGCTTCTTCCCCGCTGACAAGCCGATCCGGTCCTTCACCGAGCGCCAGCTGCACGACTTCCTGTACAAGGAGCCCACCAAGGTGAAGCTCGAGGGGGCGAACATGACCTATGAGGGCCTGATCCCCAAGATCCAGAAGTCGATGCTGTCCAAGGATCGCGACTCGATGCAGCCCCACATCCGCGCCTTCGTGGATCGCGCGGTCACCTTCATCGTCTGCCCGGAGTGCGAGGGCACGCGCCTGGCCGAGCACGCCCGCACCTCACGGATCGACGGGCGCTCGATCTCCGATGTCTGCGCGATGCAGATCTCCGAGCTCGCCGCCTGGGTCCGCCGGCTGCGTGAGCAGAACACCTCCGCACAGGTCGCTCCGCTGCTGCAGAACCTCTCGGAGCTGCTGGACGCGTTCACCGAGATCGGCCTGGGCTATCTGTCCCTGGACCGCCCCTCGGGCACCCTCTCCGGCGGCGAGTCCCAGCGCACCCGCATGATCCGGCATCTCGGCTCGGCGCTCACGGACGTCACCTACGTCTTCGACGAACCGACGATCGGGCTGCACCCCCACGACATCGCGACCATGAACGCCTTGCTCGTGGACCTGCGGGACAAGGGCAACACGGTGCTGGTGGTCGAGCACAAGCCCGAGGCCATCGCGATCGCCGATCACGTGGTCGACCTCGGTCCACGGGCGGGCGCCGAGGGCGGGAGCGTGCAGTACCAGGGGGATCTGGCCGGGCTGCGGGTCTCGGGCACCCTCACCGGCACCCACCTGGACCGGAGGATCTCCCTCAAGAAGACCGTGCGCACGCCCGCCGGGGCCCTCGAGATCCGCGGCGCCGACCACCACAACCTGCAGTCCGTGGACGTGGACATCCCGCTCGGCGTGCTCACGGTCATCACCGGCGTGGCCGGATCCGGGAAGAGTTCCCTGGTGCACGGCTCGATGCCGAAGGACGCCGGCGCGATCGTGGTGGACCAGACCGCGATCCGCGGCTCCCGCCGCTCGAACCCCGCGACCTTCACCGGGCTGCTGGAGCCGATCCGGAAGGCGTTCGCGAAGGCCAACGGGGTGAGGCCCGCCCTGTTCTCGAACAACTCCGAGGGCGCCTGCCCGGTCTGCAAGGGCGCCGGGATGATCTATACCGAGCTCGGCTTCATGGAGACCGTCGCCACCGTCTGCGAGGAGTGCGAGGGCCGGCGCTTCCGCGCCGACGTGCTCGAGCACCGCTTCGGCGGGAAGGACATCGCCGAGGTGCTCGCCCTCTCCGTGGCCCAGGCCCGGGAGCTGTTCTCCGCCGCGGGGACGGCGGTGCCGGCGGCGGCGAAGCTGCTGGGGCACCTGGACGATGTGGGGCTCGGATACCTGACCATCGGCCAGCCGCTGACCACGCTCTCCGGTGGTGAGCGGCAGCGGCTGAAGCTCGCCACCCACCTGCGCGACGCGGGCGGGATCTTCGTGCTCGACGAGCCCACCACCGGCCTGCACCTGGCCGATGTCGACCAGCTGCTGGCCCTGCTGGACCGTCTCGTGGACTCCGGGAAGTCCGTCATCGTCATCGAGCACCACCAGGCGGTGATGGCCCATGCCGATCACCTCATCGACCTCGGTCCCGGCGCGGGCGCCGACGGCGGGCGGATCGTCTTCCAGGGCACTCCCGCCGAGCTCGTCGCCGACGCCTCGACCCTCACCGGGAGGCACCTGAAGGAGTACATCGGCGCCTGA
- a CDS encoding putative RNA methyltransferase → MSRPAPAALTSWLEVLQCPHCHHRMRIDERTLRCPSGHSFDLARAGYVSLLTGAPATSGDDDAMARARDGFLATGAYAPLRDAIGDLAPRTTERVLDIGGGTGYYLAGLLEELPQAHGLGVDTSVRALRFAARAHERAAAAAWDVFTRFPLAEGSADLVLNVFAPRNPPEFARVLAPGGHLLVVRPAVDHLAELRAAVPGMVGLDPRKEERLHAVLDPLFTTEEVREVRFPLAVSGRAARDLVAMTPSARHVAPQALEELADGTVTVSVLASLHRRR, encoded by the coding sequence GTGTCCCGCCCCGCCCCCGCCGCCCTGACCTCCTGGCTCGAGGTCCTGCAGTGCCCGCACTGCCACCATCGGATGCGGATCGATGAGCGCACCCTGCGCTGCCCGTCCGGCCACAGCTTCGACCTGGCCCGGGCCGGATATGTCTCCCTGCTCACCGGCGCCCCTGCCACCAGCGGTGACGACGACGCCATGGCCCGGGCCCGGGACGGCTTCCTGGCCACCGGTGCCTACGCGCCGCTGCGGGACGCGATCGGCGACCTCGCCCCGAGGACCACCGAGCGAGTCCTCGACATCGGCGGCGGCACCGGGTACTACCTCGCCGGGCTGTTGGAGGAGCTGCCGCAGGCCCACGGGCTGGGCGTGGACACCTCGGTGCGAGCCCTGCGCTTCGCCGCCCGCGCCCATGAGCGGGCCGCCGCAGCGGCCTGGGACGTCTTCACCCGCTTCCCCCTCGCCGAGGGGTCCGCGGATCTGGTGCTGAACGTGTTCGCCCCGCGCAATCCGCCGGAGTTCGCACGGGTGCTGGCGCCGGGCGGCCACCTGCTGGTGGTGCGGCCGGCGGTCGATCATCTCGCCGAGCTGCGCGCCGCGGTGCCCGGGATGGTGGGCCTGGACCCGCGCAAGGAGGAGCGGCTGCATGCCGTGCTGGATCCCCTGTTCACGACGGAGGAGGTGCGGGAGGTGCGCTTCCCGCTGGCGGTGTCGGGCCGGGCCGCCCGGGACCTGGTCGCGATGACCCCGAGCGCCCGGCACGTGGCACCGCAGGCGCTCGAGGAACTGGCGGACGGGACCGTCACCGTCTCGGTGCTGGCGAGCCTCCATCGGCGTCGCTGA
- a CDS encoding HAD hydrolase family protein, protein MADRRCVFIDFDGTFAHRGVAPRAHAEAVRRARENGHLILLCTGRPASIVAPEVAALFDGVVASAGGWIRVGEQLLQDQRFPEELGRRAVEVLQHHDIPFTLETPEALLCTPRSAAELRARVRPPLPQEGVGHGLQDLIDAIVLPADLVSASFAKISLWGSPLRVEHLASEIGPEVGALPNSITDDVSSGELHLVSVDKADGVRVVAEHLGMDHASTVGIGDGMNDLGMLRAAGTAIAVDGAPAAVLEAAGGVSVPGPQQHGIVTAFERLGLL, encoded by the coding sequence GTGGCAGATCGCCGCTGCGTATTCATCGATTTCGACGGCACCTTCGCACATCGGGGGGTGGCCCCGCGAGCGCATGCGGAGGCCGTCCGCCGAGCGCGGGAGAACGGACACCTGATCCTGCTGTGCACGGGTCGTCCGGCTTCGATCGTGGCCCCCGAGGTCGCCGCGCTCTTCGACGGGGTGGTGGCCTCCGCCGGCGGCTGGATCCGGGTCGGCGAGCAGCTGCTGCAGGATCAGCGCTTCCCCGAGGAGCTGGGCCGGCGCGCCGTGGAGGTGCTTCAGCACCACGACATCCCGTTCACCCTCGAGACCCCCGAGGCGCTGCTGTGCACCCCGCGCTCCGCCGCTGAGCTGCGGGCACGGGTGCGTCCTCCGCTCCCGCAGGAGGGGGTGGGCCACGGGCTGCAGGACCTGATCGATGCGATCGTCCTGCCCGCGGACCTGGTCTCCGCCTCCTTCGCGAAGATCTCCCTGTGGGGCTCCCCGCTCCGGGTGGAGCACCTGGCGTCCGAGATCGGGCCCGAGGTGGGGGCGCTGCCCAACTCGATCACCGATGACGTCAGCTCCGGCGAGCTGCACCTGGTCTCGGTCGACAAGGCCGACGGAGTGCGGGTGGTCGCCGAGCACCTGGGCATGGACCATGCCTCGACGGTGGGGATCGGTGACGGGATGAACGACCTGGGGATGCTGCGCGCCGCCGGCACCGCGATCGCCGTCGACGGTGCTCCGGCCGCCGTGCTCGAGGCGGCGGGCGGAGTGAGCGTCCCGGGACCGCAGCAGCACGGCATCGTCACCGCGTTCGAGCGTCTCGGACTGCTCTGA
- a CDS encoding C40 family peptidase: MRTVTPAVRAGRAGAGAAMAAAMLFGGASAATAETQVEAPQADAAPSLIAPAVAPAVGIPAAEAATEEAEPALAPVAGTISIEVGPTEEEIAAAEAAERAAAERAAAEREAEQQDEQSTETRQDEGSSRSTERSSRDDDQDDSSQESSSASSSSSEESQQEKAAPAPAAGKGSSILATARSGVGTPYVYGGTSTSGWDCSGFVQWVYGQHGINLPRGAAGQAAAGTVIPRSQAQPGDLVYKPGHIGIYAGGNQFVDAGNSRVDTSERNIYSGSWTFIRVG; this comes from the coding sequence ATGCGCACCGTGACCCCCGCCGTCCGTGCGGGCCGCGCAGGCGCCGGAGCGGCGATGGCCGCGGCGATGCTGTTCGGCGGTGCCTCCGCCGCCACTGCGGAGACCCAGGTCGAGGCCCCGCAGGCCGACGCGGCTCCGTCCCTGATCGCCCCCGCCGTCGCCCCCGCGGTCGGGATCCCGGCCGCTGAGGCCGCCACCGAGGAGGCGGAGCCCGCCCTCGCCCCCGTCGCCGGCACCATCTCCATCGAGGTCGGCCCGACGGAGGAGGAGATCGCCGCCGCAGAGGCCGCCGAGCGTGCCGCTGCCGAGCGCGCCGCCGCCGAGCGCGAGGCCGAGCAGCAGGACGAGCAGAGCACCGAGACCCGTCAGGACGAAGGCTCCTCCCGCTCCACGGAGCGCTCCAGCCGCGACGACGATCAGGACGACTCCTCCCAGGAGTCTTCCTCTGCTTCCTCCTCCTCGTCCGAGGAGTCGCAGCAGGAGAAGGCCGCTCCGGCACCCGCGGCCGGCAAGGGCAGCTCGATCCTCGCCACCGCCCGCTCCGGGGTCGGCACCCCGTACGTCTACGGCGGCACCTCCACCTCGGGCTGGGACTGCTCCGGTTTCGTGCAGTGGGTCTACGGCCAGCACGGCATCAACCTGCCGCGCGGCGCCGCCGGCCAGGCCGCTGCCGGCACCGTGATCCCGCGCTCGCAGGCGCAGCCCGGAGACCTGGTCTACAAGCCCGGCCACATCGGCATCTACGCGGGCGGCAACCAGTTCGTCGACGCCGGCAACTCCCGCGTGGACACCTCCGAGCGCAACATCTACTCCGGCAGCTGGACCTTCATCCGCGTCGGCTGA
- a CDS encoding metal-dependent transcriptional regulator, translating into MSGDLIDTTEMYLKTVFELHEAGIAPMRARIAERLGHSGPTVSQTVARMERDGLLYLDDQRRIRLTDQGSEVATDVMRKHRLAERHLLDVIGLDYAHVHEEACRWEHVMSLEVEKRIAQQVAPPYLDPYGNPIPGLAALGIEETHATPEGKFPSTRSRELSESVADGQSLRVRLARIGERVQSDVDLLGELARHGIIPGAELGVERVGGSIMLTGPDGGEVAVTELVADQLHVTPLPAG; encoded by the coding sequence GTGTCCGGAGATCTCATCGACACCACGGAGATGTACCTGAAGACGGTGTTCGAGCTCCACGAGGCCGGTATCGCCCCGATGCGGGCCCGGATCGCCGAGCGGCTGGGCCATTCGGGCCCCACGGTCTCCCAGACGGTCGCGCGGATGGAGCGCGACGGACTGCTGTACCTCGACGACCAGCGCCGCATCCGGCTCACCGACCAGGGCTCCGAGGTCGCCACCGATGTGATGCGCAAGCACCGCCTGGCCGAGCGGCATCTGCTGGACGTGATCGGGCTGGACTACGCCCACGTCCACGAAGAGGCCTGCCGCTGGGAGCACGTGATGAGCCTCGAGGTCGAGAAGCGCATCGCGCAGCAGGTCGCGCCCCCCTATCTGGACCCCTACGGCAACCCGATCCCCGGTCTCGCAGCCCTCGGGATCGAGGAGACCCACGCCACGCCGGAAGGTAAATTCCCGTCCACCCGGAGTCGAGAGCTGAGCGAGAGCGTCGCCGACGGGCAGAGCCTCCGGGTGCGTCTGGCCCGGATCGGGGAGCGGGTCCAGAGCGATGTCGACCTTCTCGGTGAACTCGCACGTCACGGCATCATTCCAGGAGCGGAGCTGGGGGTCGAGCGAGTGGGCGGCAGCATCATGCTGACCGGTCCCGACGGGGGAGAGGTGGCAGTGACCGAGCTCGTCGCTGATCAGCTCCATGTGACCCCGCTCCCGGCTGGGTAA
- the sucD gene encoding succinate--CoA ligase subunit alpha, translating into MSIFLDENSKVIVQGMTGSEGMKHSQRMLDSGTNIVGGVNPRKAGQTVAFEGGAEVPVFGSVAEAMEATGANVSVVFVPPKFAKSAAVEAIDAEIELLVIITEGIPVKDAAEFFNYSQAKGTTRIIGPNCPGLISPGKSNAGITPSNITGAGTLGLVSKSGTLTYQMMYELADIGFTTAIGIGGDPVIGTTHIDALEAFENDPDTAGIVMIGEIGGDAEERAAEYIKAHVTKPVVGYVAGFTAPEGKTMGHAGAIVSGSAGTAQAKKEALEAAGVKVGKTPTETADLMRAIIKAQA; encoded by the coding sequence ATGTCTATCTTTCTCGATGAGAACAGCAAGGTCATCGTCCAGGGCATGACGGGCTCGGAGGGCATGAAGCACTCCCAGCGCATGCTCGACTCGGGCACGAACATCGTCGGCGGCGTGAACCCGCGCAAGGCCGGCCAGACCGTCGCCTTCGAGGGCGGTGCGGAGGTCCCGGTCTTCGGGTCCGTCGCCGAGGCCATGGAGGCCACCGGCGCGAACGTCTCGGTGGTCTTCGTGCCGCCGAAGTTCGCCAAGAGCGCCGCGGTCGAGGCCATCGACGCCGAGATCGAGCTCCTGGTGATCATCACCGAGGGCATCCCGGTCAAGGACGCCGCCGAGTTCTTCAACTACTCGCAGGCCAAGGGCACCACCCGCATCATCGGGCCCAACTGCCCGGGCCTGATCAGCCCCGGCAAGTCCAATGCGGGCATCACCCCCTCCAACATCACCGGTGCGGGGACGCTGGGCCTGGTCTCGAAGTCCGGCACCCTGACCTACCAGATGATGTACGAGCTGGCCGACATCGGTTTCACCACTGCCATCGGCATCGGTGGGGACCCGGTCATCGGCACCACCCACATCGATGCGCTCGAGGCGTTCGAGAACGATCCGGACACCGCCGGCATCGTGATGATCGGTGAGATCGGCGGCGACGCCGAGGAGCGGGCGGCCGAGTACATCAAGGCGCACGTGACCAAGCCGGTCGTCGGCTACGTCGCGGGCTTCACCGCCCCCGAGGGCAAGACCATGGGCCACGCCGGCGCCATCGTCTCCGGCTCCGCGGGCACCGCGCAGGCCAAGAAGGAGGCCCTCGAGGCCGCCGGCGTCAAGGTGGGCAAGACCCCCACCGAGACCGCTGACCTGATGCGCGCGATCATCAAGGCCCAGGCCTGA
- the sucC gene encoding ADP-forming succinate--CoA ligase subunit beta yields MDLYEYQARDLFEKHGVPVLGGVVAEDPATAKAGAEKLGTPVVVVKAQVKTGGRGKAGGVKIAKSPEEAEQKASEILGMDIKGHTVHRVMIAAGADIAEEYYFSLLLDRANRNYLAMCSVEGGVEIEQLAVERPEALARVAVDPNVGIDQAKAEEIVAAAKFDAETGAKVAPVLVKLWDVYQNEDASLVEVNPLVKTGAGDIVALDGKITIDENAGFRHQDHAALVDVTSEDPLETKAKALDLNYVKLDGEVGIIGNGAGLVMSTLDVVAYAGEKHSVKPANFLDIGGGASAEVMANGLDVILGDEQVAAVFVNVFGGITACDAVANGIVGALKKLGDAATKPLVVRLDGNNVEEGRTILADFAHPLVTQADTMDGGAAKVAELAAAGK; encoded by the coding sequence GTGGACCTGTATGAGTACCAGGCCCGCGATCTCTTCGAGAAGCACGGCGTGCCCGTGCTCGGAGGAGTCGTCGCGGAGGATCCGGCAACTGCCAAGGCCGGAGCAGAGAAGCTCGGCACCCCGGTCGTCGTCGTCAAGGCCCAGGTGAAGACCGGTGGCCGCGGCAAGGCCGGTGGCGTCAAGATCGCGAAGTCCCCCGAGGAGGCGGAGCAGAAGGCCTCCGAGATCCTCGGCATGGACATCAAGGGCCATACCGTCCACCGCGTGATGATCGCGGCCGGAGCCGACATCGCCGAGGAGTACTACTTCTCGCTGCTGCTGGACCGGGCCAACCGCAACTACCTCGCCATGTGCTCCGTCGAGGGCGGCGTGGAGATCGAGCAGCTCGCCGTCGAGCGCCCCGAGGCCCTCGCCCGCGTGGCCGTCGACCCCAATGTCGGGATCGACCAGGCCAAGGCCGAGGAGATCGTCGCGGCCGCGAAGTTCGACGCCGAGACCGGTGCCAAGGTCGCCCCCGTGCTGGTGAAGCTCTGGGACGTCTACCAGAACGAGGACGCCTCCCTGGTCGAGGTGAACCCGCTGGTCAAGACCGGTGCCGGGGACATCGTGGCCCTGGACGGCAAGATCACGATCGACGAGAACGCCGGGTTCCGCCACCAGGATCACGCCGCGCTGGTCGACGTCACCTCCGAGGACCCGCTGGAGACCAAGGCCAAGGCCCTGGACCTCAACTACGTCAAGCTCGACGGCGAGGTCGGCATCATCGGCAACGGCGCGGGACTGGTCATGTCCACCCTCGACGTGGTCGCCTACGCCGGGGAGAAGCACAGCGTCAAGCCCGCGAACTTCCTCGACATCGGCGGCGGCGCCTCCGCCGAGGTGATGGCCAACGGCCTCGACGTCATCCTCGGCGACGAGCAGGTCGCCGCCGTGTTCGTCAACGTCTTCGGCGGCATCACCGCCTGCGACGCGGTCGCCAACGGCATCGTCGGCGCCCTGAAGAAGCTCGGCGACGCGGCGACCAAGCCGCTCGTGGTCCGCCTCGACGGCAACAACGTCGAGGAGGGTCGCACGATCCTCGCGGACTTCGCCCACCCCCTGGTCACCCAGGCCGACACCATGGACGGCGGCGCCGCGAAGGTCGCCGAGCTCGCCGCCGCAGGAAAGTGA